In Felis catus isolate Fca126 chromosome B1, F.catus_Fca126_mat1.0, whole genome shotgun sequence, the sequence CATCATCTAAAATGCACTGTCTAAAACAACATTCACTAATGATCCTCCTACCTTCAAAAACCAGTGATTCTGTTGGACTTCCCATTATGTCTTAAATGTTTGGAGAAACTTTGAAATAAacaatttacaatatttttttatccCCATATCTCACAACAAATCTTGGGGTCCATTTAtcactgcctttttaaaatacatactcttTTTAGTAAACCGGTTTTTAAGCTCCATTGTTAAATAATTGCCAGATATGgactttctttaagtttatttattttgagagagagcgtaagtggggaaggggcagagagagggacagagaaatcccaaactggctctgtgctgccagtgcagagcccgacatggggctccatcttatgaaccatgagatcatgacctgagccgaaatcaagagttggatgcttcacacactgagtcaaccaggcgcccctggactttcTTTTTTCAGTCTGTCAGACAGCACCCTCTTGTAAGCGTTGGGTGACTTGCTACTCCCAACTGTCCTCAGAATCTCTACCCTTTAAATCACTGAAAAACACATTTCACAGGATGTTACGCTTCAATACAGAATGAAGTTCAAACTCTTTTTGCCTATATTTAAGACATTCTATAATCTGAAACAATATTTGTCTCCATCTTTAGTTTACTACTTGTCCactaaattaaatttttgttcCAGACTTAATTTGAAACTCATTTCTCAAATAATGTCAATAAACATTGTATCTTTGctcatattattttccataacttAGATACCCCCTCTTCATTTTAATCTTCATCAAATaccattttttcctaatttaaggCAACGCTTTGGCCTATGCTCTtccatgaaattaaaaaacacaatttttttgttgttacttttcTTCTCAATACTTACAACAcctttttattattctcattttactctTGATGTGGAGTATTACTGTTGTTTTGGATGTATGCTTACAAACTGGTTGTTTATTAAGCATTTTCCTATAAACACAGTGAAATAAATGATTGGTTTCCTGGTGTCTAGAATTAGTTTAACTAACAAATACAATTACAGTAAgctgagaaaaaaatcccatttttcattttgcatataGGTTTCTCTTCTGAACTGAAATtcccaaaaaattattttaagagaagcCTCTGAGGGTAAAGTAGAGGCAAGTATCAGTTTATTATGGGCTCTGGAGCTAGACTGCCTGGTTTTATATCCATTTACTAACTCTGTAACCCTGGGAAAGTGACTCAAcctttctatgtgtctgttttcatacCTTTACATAaggtaataacagtacctacaTCACAAAGATTTTGTGAAgaataaagagttaatatttgtGCATTTATTACAACAGTgccaggtataaaataaatattttctataatttgttaaataaaacttGTTTATGTAGGACTTCTTGTAACTCCTTTATaatcatctatttaaaaatatctgtcctGGGGTggatggggtggctcagtcagttgagcatcggactcttgattttggctcaggtcatgatgatctcatggtagtgaaATTGAGTCCCAcgtcaacgtggagcctgcttgaaattctctttctctctctctctccccccccccccgcccctcctctgaccctctccctccctcgcatgctctctctaaagttaagaaaaaaaatctgtcctatTTTTCCATGTGGATGATAATGGTCAAGAACACAGGTTCCATTAGCCAATTTTTAATACTTACTACATCAAATATAGCCTTGTTATATAGGAGTTACTCAATAAATTACTAACTTACATTCACATTGGACTATTCCTTAAGAAGTTATACAAATTTACATTCTTCcaagaaatgttttccaaattaaaaaatttaattgtacatttaaaaataagtatttgcaAGGTATTTCTCATATAGAGAAACATTTCACTTtattataaagataataaaaactgtttaatccaattcttttctttaaagtaagctctatgcccattATGGGGCTCCACCGTTGGTGAAtgctccaccgactaagccagccaggcacccctaatccaATTCTATAGTTAGTAAATTCATTTTGCAAGGTAATATTCAAAgcattctcaatttttaaaaaaaaatttttttttaacgtttatttatttttgggacagagagagacagagcatgaacgggggaggggcagagagagagggagacacagaatcggaaacaggctccaggctctgagccatcagcccagagcctgatgtggggctcaaactcacggaccgcgagatcgtgacctggctgaagtcggacgcttaaccgactgcgccacccaggcaccccagagcatTCTCAATTTTTACCAATCTGCAAACTACTTGTTTGAAGAGTAGActtgttctcaaaaataatacttacaaaggcttttgttttaaaacatttgttaccttttgttttttacagCTGGAAACAGTAGTGTTTTTCTGTCGTTTTTGAGGGTCTCCACATTTGTCTACAGTGATAGATCGTTTTTCAGAAGAATTTGAAACAGTTTTCATTATGCACTCTGAAATTGAGGGCACCTTCATATAAATACTAGATTTATTGCTATCCTTCCTAGGTTTTACATGCACATtcgttttttcttttccctgcagTTGGGAAGTCTTCTTTCTGTTATGTAGCATTTGgcacaaaataaaggaaatggttAATTCAGCATTTTTAGTACATATTATCTTCATATGTTCAATAGTTTTCATGACTTTCATAATATGGGCCATTTTCCCGAAATCTTTCCGAGGGGCAGCCATTATATTTTTGAGCAGTGCAGAAAACTGGTTGTGGCTGTATTCCAACTCTGTCATTGTGCTTCCGTAATTTATGGATGCTATACATGGCACAAAGTCAATATATGTGGAAACGGAATACTGAGACTTCTTTAGaagtttttgtatttctgtaagtTCCTGAAGTTCTCTTGAGAGCAAATGAAGAGCGTATGAGCAATTAACAGCTTCactatatttgtaaataatatccAGATCTTTCTTAAGTTCAGAAATAGCAGTCTCTATGACTTTCCAAAGGCAATCTGTTGAGTtatctttaagaaatgaaaaagaagccATTTTTTCCTGGCAGTGAACCAGCTCAGGAAGAAGTGACAAATCAAACCAAAGCATACCTCGAAACCTCTGTTTGTCTAGTTTCTTTGCCATTGAGTTTTTAAGAAAGTGAATGGTTTCTGAAAGCATGACAATTTCAATATAGGTTTCAATGGCTGCAGGCTTTAAAATTATGGCCCCATGATTGTGGTTTTTCACCATGTCCAAAACGTTTTCTTCTGTGATAAAAATGTTATCTATGTTCTCTTCTTGCAGcatctgaaagtatttttttaaaatttctaggtGTTCGGTACATCTCAAAGTGAGGTCCTGTAATTTCTCAGAGTCTGCAAATTCAGCTTGATCTAGTATTTCGCTAATACAACAGATATCTGGGTGTGAAAGCAAAGTACTGTTAAACCCACAGTTTTCTAGGGTAACTGGTGCTTTGTTTATTAGATCATCTGACTTTCTGGAAGCAATCTCCATATTCTCAAGCGCAGTATTAGAAATTTGTTCACTGCTTAAATCCTTAGACAATGTATCATATATCTTTTTCAACTTAGAAAAAGCACACTGATTCATTTTGAGTAGCATTTCTCTATTCTTCTCTCCTGAGTATATTTTGCGgaaagattctctcttctctttccaaataagactTTTTGCAGCATCAAAAAAGATATGTTCCAGACCATAAAGAGATATTTTAATACTTATTGCCTCACTGCtcttaataaaattaactttagaGGTGATCATTTCTATGATAATCCACAAATGGTCTTGTTTTCCTGGATAGGAATCAACTTTAGGAGAGTCCCCATACATACCAATCAGCTTTAAAGTACTTTTTCTTAAGGTTTCTAGGTCTCCTAAACTATCTCCAAAGTTAACTCCACAGGTaaatggaacagaaagagaaaagtcaaagcAATCAGAACAACGCTTCATTACTGCTTCACACTCATTAATCTGTCGTTTGTATTTTAAGAATGCATAGTatgaattattttcccttttggtttcctcaaataattcaattaacTGATCATGATAGTTTTGTAACTCACAGAATGCATTATACTTCAATCTTCCTTGAAAAGCAGGATAGAAGCTGGATTGTTGTTGAAATCCACGTGGTCTACCAAGCAGCTCACTGTACAGTGTTTCATCATACCAAAGCAAGCTTCGGTAGGTTGGCTCACCTCCTAAgagcctttttttgttttcaatgaattGCATAGTTTCCATCATCATTTGGAGTTCTACCAAGGAGTCAACAGCACATGGCTTTAATTTGTGTCTGCAATTATTCCACAGGTTTTGTTCTACTAATAGTTCTCTTGAAATCAGGATTTGTTCGAGAGAACATTCTTGGTTTCTTTCAAAAGCTTCAACAAATAAAGGGAGAATACTTTGACAGGCCTTAGTTTCTTCCAGTAGAATCTGCAAAGATGATGTTTCATCTGCCCTTCTCAAAATCTGAGCTAGCCTGGCTGTAAGAGCTGAATGATTAGCTGAGCAGTGTTTCTCTTTTAATCCACTCATGTATGATGCAGGCTTCTTCTCAGGAGTAGAGACTTCGGAAGTTTGAGAGTTAGTATGTAAAACAGGAATATGATTCATTCCTATAATGCCTGGTTTGGAATTACAGGCTATTTCCGAATGCAATGCAGAGTCAGACTGAGGGTCATTACTAACTTTaactcccccttctttctctcttttgttaagATGATTAGAAACTGGGTTATTCAAAGCGACTGCCTCAGTAATGTTTTCAACGTTTAGATGAGAATCaatcaagttatttttaattgttttcttgctTAAGTAGGAGGATTCTTCTAAGATcttgttcttttgatttttgaacTGAGTCTTAACAGTGCATCCTTCAGTCATGCTTTTTTTGTGAAGTGAATCTCTTGCTTTTTCTGCTTGTTTAACTTTCCACATTTTTCTGTCCCAAATGTCTTTATTTGCCATACACTTTTTTGAAGAACCCTTCATATTATCTTTTAAGAGCAAATAACTATCATTGGAAAATAGTTCCTTCATTGTATTTTTCCTACAACTTTTACTTTCTTCAGTTACTAATCTGAGACCCAACTCAGAATCCTCAAGAACATGTGATTCATTCCCATCTATATGGAAGCGATTACTTGAAGAACATTGTTCTGTCTTTAGAAGTTCCTTTCCACCACATCCTGGCTGGCAGTGTGGTACACTGGTGGATGTTGTAAAAGAATCTACAGCAAAAACTCTCTGTTTATCCAAATAAGATTCTGAAGATTCTCCTTCACTGTCTGTCACTGCTGTGGTTGATAACAATTGAGGAATACTGTCAGAATTTTTGTGTGTTATCAGAGTTAGATTTAATGGGTCCTTAATGAAGTTttctggaacagtgcctggttTGGAGCTCTGATTAGCAGCTGTCCGTTCTTCTACAGGCAAATTTACTTCCAGGTTGCCTTTACAATCAGATAAAATAAGGTTATCTGGTGTGCAGACATCAACATTTAAAAGGTGCTTGATATCTGATTCTAAAACTGAAATAACTATGTCAGTTTTTACCTTTGTGTGTGTTATACAGGTTGCATTATAACTTGTGTCTGTGCTAAAACTTACTTTGTCTTCTTTTATGCAACTTAATGATACTGAATTActcttatttattactttattagtCTCAGAATTGTTTTCTGCATCCTTAATATTATTGTGTGCTGAGTGGTTCTCaggattttcatatttattaatgtttgaTAAAAACTTTATGccaacttgattttctttttcagttattttcGCATCTGGGCAGGCTGGGGAAAATAGACATCCAGTTTTTCCAGAAAACAGCTGAAGTTCTGATGATGTTCGATTTCTTACCCGGCTCTTGTTATAAGCGGAATGACTGGCACTTTGGGATGTGGAGCACAGGGCTAATTGTGACTCAGGATACTCGAGATCACAAAATTCCCTTACATGAATGGTGGTGTGACTTCTGGAGACACTGCTGGCCATATTTCTCTTAGAAATGCATTCTGCGATTCTCGCTCTACTTGCTTTGTAAGACTTGGGCTTTGATACATGAGTTAATGATTTATCCACTTCAAATCCCAAAGCTCTTTTCTCTCCTGGTTTGCCgtattttctttttgacaaaaAATGTTTAGTGGAATAATATCTTCTTTCAGACACAGAGCTATAACCTTGAAGGTCACAACTTTCCCAGAAATTATTGCATATTATTGCATATGATTTTGGTAAtgggccttttcttttttctcctactttAGCTATAAGTTGCAAAGACGTGTGAACTCTTCTAtgagctttttttaaatgaagaacagCTCTGTCAAGTCTTCTGGAAAGACGTTTGCTTTTGCATAAAGATGCTTCACTATTTAGAATATCAAGGACACTCCTGATGTGTTTTTCCGACTTTGAAAAGGTTTTAATTCGTCCTTGggataatgaagaaaaatgttcagAAGAGTCTAGACTGGTTAGTCTCCTCTTCTTCCCATAAATTTCACGACGTCTTAAATCCTTATGTGGTGTGCTCTGGTCCCTAAAAGGCATACGTCGCTTTCTTTTGCTAGTTCTTGATTGTGTGTCCTTTTTACTTGTAATATCATTACAATCAGTTTTTGACCCTGTCAAGGAACATCTGCTTTCATTATTTAATGCTGTGACATTAGAGGGTTCAGTAGGCAAAGgtccactgttttgtttttcagacacATGATTCACTTGTGTATTATTACTCACATCAAGAGAAAGAGCAATTTCAGACTTATTCACTAGTCCTGATTCTTGCCTTCTATTACCAAATTCATCTTCACATGGATAACCTGAATTTTCACCAGAGCAGTGGGAATACATTTCAAATCCTGACACTTTCCCCTCCTCATTTATTTCTGGTCCTGTGGTTTTAGTTATGTATTTGCAAAAATTATCTTTCAATGCAAGGGATTCAAAAGTGGGATTGAATCCTGGCATAAATGTATTAGTGATTCTAATTTGTAAATCTGGAAGTAAAATTGGATTgagctctttgtttttttctgtagagggataaaaacaaatacttttcttAGGGTAATGCTGATCACTATTCTCGTTTCTTCTGGAGCTTTTCGAAACTTCCCTCTCCCCATTATTGCTTCCGAATAGACCTTCCCAATCAATACGAGACTTCAGAGTTTCATATATGGCCCTAAATTCTTCACATGGATCATTTCTATGGCTATGTTGTTGAATTAGAAAAGCATCATCACACTGTTCCAATCCTACTTCAATCTTATTTTCCAATTTGAAACTCTGAAGAACTGAAGTATCACTTACTGACTGATGAAATGAGTCATGTAATTTATTGTTATCCATATCCATTTCACAATCAGAAATCCTATGTTTTACTAACAACCCAAAATCTAGACTCTCAGAAGAACAAGTTTCTTTAATCTGGTATCTTTGGTGATCTTCACGATTTGTGCCCAATGTAGGCACTGTAGCACCAGCTGTCTGCACTGCAGTACTTGAGGCTTCATGTTCTGAAGACCCTTCAACTTTGGGAAATGCTGTGTAAGCCAAATGCTCTACAGTCCTGCCAGTATTTGGAGCATCTTTTTGTTGTGTGGCAGTCatagtgtcttcattttctaaCAATGTAGCTTCTGTTGACACATGTCTTTCCCCCGAACTCAAATTAAATGTACAACATTCTTCAGAACTAAGAATTTCTACATTGTTGTAATTTTTATTCTCCCTTCTTTCATCTATGTTGGTGTAACTTTGGTTTGTATGAAAACCCTGCTTCTCCTctccatatatattttctctgctttctgtaGACAAGGCAATGTCTTCCTCTTtagcctcattttcattttctttatcattatctCCTTGTTCTCTGAAATCAATATTCAGATGTGTATCACTGTGCAACTCTGCATTACAGAACAGAGTATGACCTTCATCAATTTGAAAAGTTTCTCCACAGTCTCTTTGTATGTTCTCTAATGACACtgggtcattttcttttcttccatggaCACATACTTCTCCAGTTATCTTATAATCTGAGTTGTCATGAGTTGGTTTAATGTCATGAGATGAAATAATTGCATCAATTGGCAGTTCTTTGACCTGGGGAATGTCTTTTGCTTCCTGGAAAGCATCAGTCACAATGCTAACACAGTTTTGATTTGGTTTTCCCAGTTTTAGTTCCATTAGTTTTTGAGAAATTGCAAAACTTGTATGAATGTTATCTTCATAATCTAAAGAGAGTTGAGGATGCTTCTGTGAAAGGCTCTCCACTCTTTGTAATTCCAAATTTAGATGATCTAGCTCATATTCATCCTTTGTGGTAGATGTGGaagatttctgtatttctaattcTTGAGCAATTAATATTTGATCACAATTTTTCCCATAAGAATCAAGACTCTCATCCTCTTTGTATTCTTGgtacaaagaaatataattatctACTGGACTGACTTTTGCTTCCTTAGTAAAATCAATTTCCTTCCACAAAACCTGCTTTTCTCCATGTTTGGAATTATCTTCGGGGCCAGTGAAGTCTCTCATTTCTCCAATATTTTGGGTGTACTCATGtatgctttctttcctttggagAGGAAAAGCTGTAGACATTTGCTGACCAGTCTGAGATACAGTTTCTAAATTAGAAGACCATGACTCCAGAGAGATGTGATTGCTGTGCCCTTTTGTACAAATATTCACTGATTCATAAGAGTTATGTGCTTCACTGTTTTCTTCAATTAAAAGTGGGATGTTGCTTCTCAGTTCAGATCTCTGGGCTTCTTCCTCATTGTGTTTTTGGTTCTCAACTTCTGAAACTACATTTGGCAAAcacattggaaaggaaaaattatcttGGCCCTTACACTGCCCTGCTGGGGTAATTTTACTGGGAATTGTATAATCATAGTTGTTAACGTCCAAGTTGTGAGCTTGAGATTGTGAACCatcaaaagaaattttgaagCTAGGGGCATCCAAACAATTAGTAAGGACAGAATCATCACCAGGCACAACTTCAGATGAGGAGGCAGAATTATTTGGCATGGATGATAGATTTGTTTCTGAATTCACAAAATCTAAACTCTTCTCAAGTGGcaaaatctcatttaaatctgtaatattattatgttttcctatgctttcttctctcctcatCAGTCTTGGGTCTTTAATGAGTTTTGAAGTAATAACTGTGCTTGAGCCAGTATTGTTATGAAGGgggaaagcagcagaaagacCACTTAAAGTATTTTTGAGATGTGCCAAATTTAACATGGGGTCACCATTAACACTTTCTCTGGTATCACTGGGAATAAATGAAAGACCTGAATCATATATACAAGAAGTGTCTCCACATTCTGCTAAATTGTGCTCCATCTGTCCACCGTATGTTTCATATatagaaatgtttccatttttcacaTTTCCATAGGAATTAGAAATATTTGTGTTGGAAGGATTTATCTCTGAATTTAGTGCGCCGCAAGAACAGTTTTCCTGAACAAATGGATCTACAGGTTTCCTGAAATGTTCAAAGATGACAGTAGCATCTTTCCCTTTTCCAATTCTTTTGGCAACTGTACAGTTATTCAGAGAGCAGGTTCTTTCTgtagaaataataagaaaattaagaaaaaataggaaggaaaggGTTTCTACATTCAACCCTTAATTCAAATAAACTATGTCATaggtggttttttctttttttcttttaatgcttatttatttttgagagagagagacagagagacagagcatgaatgggggaggggcagagagagagggagacacagaatccaaagcaggctccaggctccgagctgtcagcacaggcccgatgtgggactcgaactcacaaaccatgagatcatgacctgagctgaagttggatgcttaaccaactgagccactcaggcaccccagtcataagtggtttttaaaaattttttttttcaacgtttttatttatttttgggacagagagagacagagcatgaacgggggaggggcagagagagagggagacacagaatcagaaacaggctccaggctctgagccatcagcccagagcctgacgcggggctcgaactcccggaccgcgagatcgtgacctggctgaagtcgtacgcttaactgactgcgccacccaggcgccccaataggtGGTTTTAAACGAAAGTTCGATAAATAGCCTAATGATGATTAAAGTATGTGTCTCAGAAAAAGCAAGGTGAGAAGAGGATGAAAGACaaaccaataaaatataaatgatgtaCCAGGAAACTGTGTCCTAGAGGCCTTACTAAGAAAGTatttaccggggcgcctgggtggcacagtcggttaaacgtctgactttagccaggtcgcgatctcgtggtctgtgagtttgagccccgcgtcaggctctgggctgatggctcagagcctggagcctgtttctgattctgtgtctccctctctctctgcccctcccccgttcatgctctgtctctctatgtcccaaaaataaataaacaatgaaaaaaaaaattaaaaaaaaaagaaagtatttaccataaatttttttgaattgtgacaaatacaaagaatagaacaattaaaaaggaataaaaacatgcTGCTCAAAGACTAGGTATttcttatattaattttgtatattcaGATACTTAATAATAGAATCTACATATTAATAGGCAAAATTGTCTCCCCCTTTTATCTACTGTtaccttgagaaagaaaacaggaaggaaacGGGAATGAGGTGGGGAAACAGATCAAAAAGGACCCAAAAAATCCTTCCCAGGAGCAAAAGCAAAGCACTACCCCTGTTCCACTAAAATAAGTATTCCtgcaaataatatatacaaacaaaaatcttGACAATGAAAGcaaattttctcttataatttatagaaatttattcctaaaatttCACAAATAACTACATATAATAACAAAGGAACTTATAAGAATGCATATTTACCAAGTAAGCCATTCATAAAGAATTCATAGATAACaccataaaaatatctttattaaaacaaattgatGATGAGAAATTGTGAGATTTATGACACATGCGAAACTATAATCATATTACTGGGAAGTACCATGAGATTCTTTTTCACGATATATCGAAAGATAGCTTTGTTGAAGATTTCTAAATTCTATAACttgtaattatatacattttaaagtttatttatttattttgagagacagagtgcaagtgggggacaggtagagagaggcaaagaggaagaatcccaagcagtctttgcgTCAACATTGCAaaagagtccgatgcagggctggaattcatgaactgtgagatcataacctgagccaaagtcggatgcttaatcaactgagccaccaaggtgcacCTGTAACTatactttttaattataataagCTATAGTAGAAATCTGACCATAACAGAGATGTAGTTCTTAAGAGGAGGAGCTGCAGTGGACAGAAGAAAAGGTGGATCCCTATACTCactccaaaataaaattcattgaaaaaaaaaataaaaccatgaaagtattagaagaaaagacagagagatggTTTTATAATCCTGAGGTAGAAAAGTACTTTTTAAGAATGTCTGGGGttcagaaaactagaaattaagaaatgatgTCAATTACATGTAAATTAAATACCTTAGTAGGTCAAAACTCATGATAAACAAAACTTGGACAAACTGGTACGAAGTATTTTCTGAATGAGCAAGCTTTGTACATCATTACACATATATTAGAGTGCATAAAGAGTATACAGACACATTCAAAAGATTAATAAACAGATACTGCAATAGAAATGTGAGCAAGTGTAAGAACaggaaaatcacaaataaaaattgtcaacaaacacaaaaagatgTCCAACTCCACTAAATAAACAGAGCCATATTTAAAAACTGCTTAGACTGGCAAAGACTacaaagaataattaatattctGCAGATTTAATAAACACTCTTATACTGTTCATGGGAGTATGAACCGGTACTAATTTCCTGGGAAGTAAATCTACAGTTTTCAGCAAAACGTAATACATAATATCcagtaaatctatttttaaaaatgttttattttttgagagagcacaagcaggggaggggcaaagagagaggggaacagaggatctaaagcaggctttgtgctgacaggatgacagcagtgagcctcgtgtggggcttgaactcgtgaaccacaagatcataacctgagctgaagtcagatgctcaactgacagtcacccaggtgcccctccagtaaatccatttttatccattcattattcTGATATACttgcataaataatatatacacaaGGATTTTTAGTACCATAATCCAAGACAGCTGGAAGCCAGAAACCTAACTATCAATATGAGACTGGTTAAGATTTCaagatctactacaaagctacagtaatcaaaacagtatgttactggcacataAAGAGACacacaagcttccagttatagaatgaatatgTCAAGGGAGTAAAAGGCACAGCAGGCGGAATACAGTAGATGATGATATTGTAACAGCGttacatggtgacagatggtagctacacttgtggagAGCATAGAATACTATAGAGAAGAGctggatcactatgttgtacacctgaaactaatgtaacattgtgtgtcacctataggcaaattaaaatatttgagagagcagaagcaggggagtgacagagggagagggagagagagagaatcttaagcaggctccatgcccagtatagagcctgacatgggactcaagctc encodes:
- the TEX15 gene encoding testis-expressed protein 15 isoform X4 — protein: MRESGRHGRELEEHFCFLALTQNDVAEIYQNGISTRASTFKILGNPLLGIYVFRHVDIALNYAHSKSITVESIIIFKVLFGKVKKIRPSLDKNKVSLDPSPNFDCHMSRSIPSLKDAIELQAYNSAVYFYEYNVLSKPVDKPRHCLPYATVTVKFIGQKVDSGHLITSLRFLSTGFPKRAERTCSLNNCTVAKRIGKGKDATVIFEHFRKPVDPFVQENCSCGALNSEINPSNTNISNSYGNVKNGNISIYETYGGQMEHNLAECGDTSCIYDSGLSFIPSDTRESVNGDPMLNLAHLKNTLSGLSAAFPLHNNTGSSTVITSKLIKDPRLMRREESIGKHNNITDLNEILPLEKSLDFVNSETNLSSMPNNSASSSEVVPGDDSVLTNCLDAPSFKISFDGSQSQAHNLDVNNYDYTIPSKITPAGQCKGQDNFSFPMCLPNVVSEVENQKHNEEEAQRSELRSNIPLLIEENSEAHNSYESVNICTKGHSNHISLESWSSNLETVSQTGQQMSTAFPLQRKESIHEYTQNIGEMRDFTGPEDNSKHGEKQVLWKEIDFTKEAKVSPVDNYISLYQEYKEDESLDSYGKNCDQILIAQELEIQKSSTSTTKDEYELDHLNLELQRVESLSQKHPQLSLDYEDNIHTSFAISQKLMELKLGKPNQNCVSIVTDAFQEAKDIPQVKELPIDAIISSHDIKPTHDNSDYKITGEVCVHGRKENDPVSLENIQRDCGETFQIDEGHTLFCNAELHSDTHLNIDFREQGDNDKENENEAKEEDIALSTESRENIYGEEKQGFHTNQSYTNIDERRENKNYNNVEILSSEECCTFNLSSGERHVSTEATLLENEDTMTATQQKDAPNTGRTVEHLAYTAFPKVEGSSEHEASSTAVQTAGATVPTLGTNREDHQRYQIKETCSSESLDFGLLVKHRISDCEMDMDNNKLHDSFHQSVSDTSVLQSFKLENKIEVGLEQCDDAFLIQQHSHRNDPCEEFRAIYETLKSRIDWEGLFGSNNGEREVSKSSRRNENSDQHYPKKSICFYPSTEKNKELNPILLPDLQIRITNTFMPGFNPTFESLALKDNFCKYITKTTGPEINEEGKVSGFEMYSHCSGENSGYPCEDEFGNRRQESGLVNKSEIALSLDVSNNTQVNHVSEKQNSGPLPTEPSNVTALNNESRCSLTGSKTDCNDITSKKDTQSRTSKRKRRMPFRDQSTPHKDLRRREIYGKKRRLTSLDSSEHFSSLSQGRIKTFSKSEKHIRSVLDILNSEASLCKSKRLSRRLDRAVLHLKKAHRRVHTSLQLIAKVGEKRKGPLPKSYAIICNNFWESCDLQGYSSVSERRYYSTKHFLSKRKYGKPGEKRALGFEVDKSLTHVSKPKSYKASRARIAECISKRNMASSVSRSHTTIHVREFCDLEYPESQLALCSTSQSASHSAYNKSRVRNRTSSELQLFSGKTGCLFSPACPDAKITEKENQVGIKFLSNINKYENPENHSAHNNIKDAENNSETNKVINKSNSVSLSCIKEDKVSFSTDTSYNATCITHTKVKTDIVISVLESDIKHLLNVDVCTPDNLILSDCKGNLEVNLPVEERTAANQSSKPGTVPENFIKDPLNLTLITHKNSDSIPQLLSTTAVTDSEGESSESYLDKQRVFAVDSFTTSTSVPHCQPGCGGKELLKTEQCSSSNRFHIDGNESHVLEDSELGLRLVTEESKSCRKNTMKELFSNDSYLLLKDNMKGSSKKCMANKDIWDRKMWKVKQAEKARDSLHKKSMTEGCTVKTQFKNQKNKILEESSYLSKKTIKNNLIDSHLNVENITEAVALNNPVSNHLNKREKEGGVKVSNDPQSDSALHSEIACNSKPGIIGMNHIPVLHTNSQTSEVSTPEKKPASYMSGLKEKHCSANHSALTARLAQILRRADETSSLQILLEETKACQSILPLFVEAFERNQECSLEQILISRELLVEQNLWNNCRHKLKPCAVDSLVELQMMMETMQFIENKKRLLGGEPTYRSLLWYDETLYSELLGRPRGFQQQSSFYPAFQGRLKYNAFCELQNYHDQLIELFEETKRENNSYYAFLKYKRQINECEAVMKRCSDCFDFSLSVPFTCGVNFGDSLGDLETLRKSTLKLIGMYGDSPKVDSYPGKQDHLWIIIEMITSKVNFIKSSEAISIKISLYGLEHIFFDAAKSLIWKEKRESFRKIYSGEKNREMLLKMNQCAFSKLKKIYDTLSKDLSSEQISNTALENMEIASRKSDDLINKAPVTLENCGFNSTLLSHPDICCISEILDQAEFADSEKLQDLTLRCTEHLEILKKYFQMLQEENIDNIFITEENVLDMVKNHNHGAIILKPAAIETYIEIVMLSETIHFLKNSMAKKLDKQRFRGMLWFDLSLLPELVHCQEKMASFSFLKDNSTDCLWKVIETAISELKKDLDIIYKYSEAVNCSYALHLLSRELQELTEIQKLLKKSQYSVSTYIDFVPCIASINYGSTMTELEYSHNQFSALLKNIMAAPRKDFGKMAHIMKVMKTIEHMKIICTKNAELTISFILCQMLHNRKKTSQLQGKEKTNVHVKPRKDSNKSSIYMKVPSISECIMKTVSNSSEKRSITVDKCGDPQKRQKNTTVSSCKKQKVDIKDVTKINREKATFKDSRTTRSHLESESEIGPSSSDNLKRNHVSPKKAEMERSLLGSLLPLKNLKDTCISKSEGKIDLTNISSHTSEDFTGQQGNLSSMKKRDVNFSVAETKSDKKDCCFVSCEQKSVDGIFRDIPANLETSNTVFELQDHEILNSSIKNSACTNPSESKFIQDKFPVLQVNKTQPAKTELKGKCMKDTFSPNTIPVGASGNITLSVNQTTEHSFSEQQNNENSKALTQNAAACWNELPQSACTPIYNSSQHPFGTSYPYYAWCVYHYSNSSGSSITQTYHGITSYEVQPPPSAMLTAIASTVQNAHSNLLYSQYSGYFSGEPQANNLVPVNGHFQSQMPVSYHFQQPIFSQYAPHQAFPQAAYPYPPDSGVLPQVPWTYVPWQQEPFQPGQ